CTGCAGCCGGTGAAGACCAGCCTGGACGAGGCGTTCCGCGGCGCGGGTGTGAAGGCCCCGCAGTTCGTCCCCGGCAGCGGCAGCTGCCCGGCCGGCGGCCCGAGCACCCCGCCCGTCTCGTACTGCCCGGACGACAACACCGTGCAGCTGGACCTCGATCGGCTCGCGGACCTGGCCCAGCCGGTGGACCAGCAGGCCGAGCTGGCCGGCCACACCACGACCGGGATGGGTGATTTCGCGGCGTTCGCCGAACTCGCGTCTCGTTACGCGCTCGGCATTCAGAAGGGCGTCGGCGCCTCGCTCGACAACGCGAACGCGGGCCTGCGCACGGCCTGCCTGGTCGGCGCATGGGCCGGGTTCACCCACCGGCCGGGCGCCTCCGGCAAGCTGCGGCTCTCGGCGGGCGATCTGGACGAGGCGATCGCCGACCTGCTGCGGCCGGAGGGGCTGGTCTCGGCCGACGTCCGCGGGAAACGCCCGGACAGCGGGTTCGATCGAGTGGAAGCTCTCCGGCGTGGCTACCTGGAGGGTTCGGCCGTCTGCTCGAAGCAGTATCCTTGACCGGTACGACGAAGGCCCGGTGTCCTCGGCCGGGGACACGGGGCCTTCGTCGTGCGTTTACGCGGGCTTCCGCTCAGTACAGCACGCTGGCCAGCTCGCGGCGGGCCCTGCCGACCCGCTCGTCGGCCGGGTCGAACAGCTCGAACAGGGCCACCAGGTGTTCCCGGACCCGGTTGCGGTCCTCCCCCGCGGTCCGCCGGACCGCGCCGATCAGGCGGCGGAAAGCGGCTTCCACGTCCTGTCCGGCGACCTCCAGATCGGCGGCGGCGAGCTGGGCGTCCAGATCGGCCGGATCGGCGTCCGCCTTCGCCCGGGCGTCCGGGTCGGCAGCCTCCGCCCGAGCCGTGAACTTGACCTGGGCCAGGGCGTTGCGGGCCAGGGCGTTGGCCGGTTCGGCGTCCAGGATGCGCTCGTAGGCGGCCTGCGCGGCGGCGAAATCACCCCGTTCGAAGGCTTCCTCGGCCTCGGTGAAGCGCGGGTCCTCCGGCTCCTCGACCGGGCCGCGGGCCTCCTCGGCGGCCCGGATGCCGGGCAGGCGGTCGCGCAGGGCGTCCAGCAGCGAGTCCAGCCACTTGCGGATCTCCGGTTCGGGCAGCGCCCCCGAGAACGCGTCGACCGGCTGACCGCCGGCGATCGCCACCACGGTAGGGATCGACTGCGCGCCGAACAGCTGCGCGATGCGCGGGTTGGCGTCCACATCGACCTTGGCCAGCACCCAGGCGCCGCCGGCATCCGCGGCCAGCCGCTCCAGCACCGGGCTGAGCTGCTTGCACGGGCCGCACCATTCGGCCCACAGGTCCACGACCACGAGCTGGTTCAGCGAGCGCTCGACCACATCGGCCTGGAAGCTCGCCTCGCTCACCTCGAGCACTGCCGCCGACGGGGGCGCGGACCCCCCGGCGGGCGGCGGGGCGCCGTCCGCGGGCGGGGCCGGGGGCCGGCTCTGGGCCGCCTCCGCCCGTGCCTTGAGCGCGGACAGGTCGACCGCGCGGGACAATGCGGCGGACAGCGCCGCCGGGTTTCCTGCAGATCCGCGTGGGTTCGTCACACCTCCATCCTGCCACCCCACGCCGGGGCGGGGTGGCAGGAGTCCCACCGTTCCCGCGTTGGCGTTCCGGCCTCTGGCTGAGGCATGCTCTGCGGGACCGCAGGGAGGCCCGGATGCTGAGCCGGCGCAACGCGACGGTGGTGGCCGCCGTCGCCGCCGCGGTGGCGTGGATCGTCACCATCACGGTCCTCGTGGCCCACGAGGACAACCCGGGCGCACCGTCGGCACCCGAACTGCGCGAACAGCTCACCACGGCACTTTCCGGGCGCGACGCGGATGCGCTGGCCGGACTGCTCGACGTCCCCGGCTCCGGCGCTGCCGACCTGGCCGGCGACTACGTCCGGGTCCTCGGCGACGATCAGGTGCGCGACCTGACCGTGCGGCTCGTCCCGGACGAGCACGCTCCGACCACCGCGGTGGTCAGCGGGGCCGGCCGGAGCGGGGCCCGGTTCACCTACCCGCTGGCGGTGACCAGCGCGAAGGGCCGGTGGACGGTGTCGTTCGTCCCGCCGCTGCCTTGACCGTGGGACCTGCGTCGCGCGCGGGCTGGCACAAACTGTTGTCAGGTACTCTTATGTGTAGACGTTTTGTTCCACTAACAGAGGCGGCGGCGATGACCTCGAACACAGCCGAGCAGCACGGCCTATCGCGCAGCGGGCTGTACCGCGCCGCAAGGAAAGGCCGGTTCGAGCGCATCGCCCGCGGGATCTATCTGCCGGCCGACGCCGCGGCAGCGGACTGGGACTGGATCGAGGCAGCCAGCCGACGCCCGGCGGCCACGATCTGCCTGACCTCGGCACTGTCCCACCATGATCTGATCGATGCGATCCCAGCCGCACTGGACATCGCGATCCCTCGGGGGTCGCGCATTCCCACCGGGAACCCATCGATTGCGTGGCACTCCTTCAGCCAGTCCACCTTCTACCTCGGCCGTGACGAGATACCCATCCCCGGCACCGACCTGACCATCGGGCTCTACTCTCCCGAACGGTCGATCGCCGACGTCTTCCGCCTCCGCGGTGAGGTCGGCTACGAACTCGCCCGAGACGCGCTGAAGGAGTGGCTGCGCCGAGGCGGTAAACCCGCACACCTCGTGCAGTTCGCCACCACCCTGCCTCGGGCCAAGACCCCCATCCTCACCGCGCTGGACGCACTCGCATGACCATCGGCGACGCCACCTTCCGGCAGATCCAGGCCACCGCACGTTCGGCCGCGGCCCGGACGAGCCGTCCCGACCCAGGAATATCTGACCCGGCACATCCTCGAATCGTTCCTTGAGCGCCTCACCCGTACCACCCATGCCCAGGACTTCGTGCTCAAAGGCGGCATTCTGCTCGCCGCCTACGGGGTACGCCGCCCCACCAAAGATGCCGACGCGAACGCCATCGACGCAGACGTCTCGACCGCGCACCTCAGCACCGTGGTACGTGACATCGCCGCCATCGACACCCCGGACGGCGTGGTCTTCGACGTCGGCACGATCTCCGTCCAGGAGATTCGCGAGCAGGCGGACTATCCCGGCTTTCGAGTGCGGGTGAAGGCCTCGATCACGCCCTGGCAGGGTGTCGCGGTCTGGGACGTGTCCACCGGCGACCCGATCGTCCCCGCGCCACGAACCGTACGAATCGAGCGGGTGCTCGGGCATCCGATCGAGATACTCGGCTACGCCCCCGAGACGACCATCGCGGAAAAAGGCATCACCATCCTCGAGCGAGGCATCACCAGCACCCGATGGCGGGACTACATCGACATCGTCCAGCTCGCCCGGCACGGCATCGACCCCGCAGAGCTTCTCCGCTCCGCTCACGCGGTCGCCCGCTACCGCGACGTCCTCCTCGAACCCGTCAGCCTGCACCTGGCCGGCTATGGACAGGTCGGGCAGACCAAGTGGGCCGCCTGGCGACGCAAGGAAGGACTCGAGACGATCTCCGAAGAACTCCTCGACAACCAAGTCGCACTCGTCGCGGCGATTCTCGATCCTATCTTCCGGGCAGGGTCCAGCACGAACTAGCGATCACCCTCGGTCAAGCAGGCCGTCCGGGCAGATGACCGACGACAGGCGCACCGTCGACGGCGCCGCCTTGGTGTCCGGCGCACGAAAACCCAAAACGAACAGGTCACGTGCACTCGGGAGTCGGCGTCGTAGCCGCGCTCAGCCCTCGCGCAGGTGTGCTTCGACCCGTTCCACCTTCGCGGCCAGCTGGTTCTCGTAGCCGGGCCGGATGTCCGCCTTGAGCACCAGCCCGACCCGCGCCGACCCCTCCCCCGCGGCTGCCACGGCCTCCTTCACCACGGCCATGACTTCGTCCCACTCGCCCTCGATGCTCGTGAACATGGCGTCGGTCGAATTCGGCAGCCCGCTCTCGCGCACTACCTTGACCGCTCGGGCGACCTTCTCGCTGACTCCGCCGTCCGGGTCTACGCCGGACGGGCTCACGCTGAACGCGACGATCATGCTCGACTTCCTTTCGCCTGCCGGATTTCCGGTGGGGCCTCAGGGCACCGCGCGGTACCCGCTGGTAGCTTCGCGTGTCATGAACCGTCCGCTGCCGTTCGACCCGATCGCCCGCGCGGCACAGTTCTGGGAGGACCGGATCGGTCCGGCCGGAACCATGGCCGCGGTCACCGGCGTGATGCGCGTGCAGCAGATCATCCAATCCGCGGTCGACGGTGCGCTGAAGCCGCACGGTCTCACCTTCGCCCGCTACGAGGCGCTCGTGCTGCTCACCTTCTCCCGCCACGCGCGGCTGCCGATGCGGGTGATGGGTGAACGGCTGCAGCTGCACCCCACCAGCGTCACCAACATAGTCGACCGGCTCGAACGCGACGGGCTGGTCAAGCGGGTGCCGCACCCGACCGACCGGCGCACCACCCTGGTGGAGATCACCGAGAACGGCCGCGCCCGGCGGGAGGCGGCGACCGCGGCCGTGGTCGGGATCGATTTCGGCCTCACCGGCCTCACCGAGCGGCAGGTCGGCCAGCTCACCGAGCTGCTCACCAAGGTCCGCAAGTCCGCGGGCGACTTCACCGAATAGCACGACGGGCCTGCGCGAAGCTCGCACAGGCCCGTCGCCTTGGGGGATTCGGGGAGGGTCAGGCGACCGGCTCGGGTACGCGCCGGAACAGGCCGACGCCGCCGTGGGTGAGCCGCTGCGGGCCGTCGAGCCGGCCGTTGCGCAGCGCCCACTTCTCGAACAGCCAGGTGAACAGCGGCGGGATGCTGGCCAGCAGCGCGAGCACGAGGGTGCGCGGGCGCCAGCCCAGCGGCTTCGCCACGGACAGGGAGGTGATCACGTACAGGACGAAGACGACGCCGTGCACCATGCCGAGGACGGGCACGCCGCCCTGGCCGGAGGAGTCGACGGCGTACTTGAGAAACATCCCGATCAGCAAGCCGAGCCAGGACAGAGCCTCGGCGACTGCGGCCACGCGGAACACGAGAGCGGCCTTGCTGGACACGACATCCTCCTGTGCGTCACCTGTGTGCGTGCTGCCTGCACACACAAAAACGTCCGGCGCACTGTCCAAGGCGGACGGATCCGCTCGGCGTCAACAGCGATGTCGGACGTGATGAGGACAGTGTGCGGGGTGAGCGGGCTCACCGGAACACCGGGTCCAGTGACCCCGATCACGACGAAGATCGCGACTGGTCTGGACCATGTGTGGCTTTTCGCGGCGAATGCCCGATCTGGTGACGGTTTTCCGGCCGGCTCCCACGATGCGGGAGAAGAAGTTCACCGAGTGTCCGCAGTCGAGCACGCAGCGGCAGGCCGGGGCGGCAGGGTCGCAGAGGGTGATGTTCCCCACGTGGCATTTTGCCAGCGCGACGTCCGGCTCGCCACGTCCGGGTCGAATGCTGTGAAGGGGCCCTTCACGGACTTAGAGTCCGTGAAGGGCCCCTTCACAGCTTTGCCCGGCGACCCACCGGTGCGGGGTCCTGGTCAGCCGATGCCGATGGCGAACACGTGCATAGCGCCGCCGCCCTTGGTGTCGTTCGGCAGGGTCACGCTCGCGACGGTCTTGCCTGGGGTGAGGGTGATCGGTGCGGTGGCGAAGACCACGGTGCGGATCTTCTGCGCGTCACCGCCGGAGGCATTTCGGTACGGAGTGGACAGTGCGATCTTGTTGCCGTACGCCGGTTGTGCGTTTCCCCCGTTGAGCGTCCAGTCGGAGAGTCCGACGGTGGAGGTGGATTTGCTGCCGTCGGTGTAGGTGACGGTGAGAGTGCCTTGCGAGTTGCCGTTGCTGGCGGAGCCGAGCAGGGCGAGCTTACCGGCGCCGGTCACGTTCACGGTCTGGCCGGCGGCCACGGCGTTGTCCGGGTCGCCCACCGGATAGGAGGGCCAGGTGAACTTCAGGCCATCGCTGGTCACCGTGCCGCCTGGCTTCGCTCCGGCGGCGGCCAAGGCATCCGACGAGTAGCTCCAGCCGCCGCCGTCGAAGTTTCCGGCGGCGGGGTTCGAGTCCGGTGAGAGGCCGGTGTTGTCCACAGTGGCCAGCCAGCTGTTCGGCTGCGCCACCAGCACGGTGAGCACGGCCTGCGTCGCGGGCAGGCCCGGTGCCGAGAACGTCACCGGGATCCGCCGCGGGCCGTCGGAGGTTCCGGCGGGAACGCCCACCTGTACGGTGGCGCCGGCCTTGCCCGAAGCCGGGACGGCGACCTGGCCAGTGGACGGCGAGAGCGTGATGCCGTCGGCGCTGCCTGCGGTGTAGGACCAGTTCGTCGGCTTGCCGGTCAAGTCTTGCACGCCGATCGACGCCTTCGCGGTCGAGCCGGCGGGTACCACCACCCGCGCCGGGTCCGCAAAGGACAGACTCGGCTTTTCCTGTTCACGGAACGACGGCGGCGCGTCGGCCGCGGCGGAGCCCCACGCCGTGGCCTTGGCGGAGCGGGTGAAGTCGAGCGTGCCGCCGTTTCCGATCAGGGCTTCGGGCAGCCACGCCTTGCTCGCCGCGCTGCCGTTGACTTTCAGGCCGCCGACGTAGTCACCAATGCCGGGCGCGTTGATGGTGATCTTCTTGCCCGCACCGGTGGTGAGCGTGGCGCTCTCGAATCGCGGCGTGGTGAGCAGAACCTCCGCACGGCCCGGGATCTCTGGGTAGATGCCGAGCGCGGACCAGACATACCAGGAGGACATCTGCCCGAGATCGTCGTTGCCGATCAGGCCTTCCGGACGCGGGTTGTACAGCTCGTTCATCGAGCGGTGCACGATCGACTGAGATTTAGCCGGTGCTCCGGCGTAGGAATAGACGAACGGCGCGTTGGAGTTCGGCTCGTTGCCCATGAACGCGTATGGCTCCTGGGTGCCTGCGTTCAGCTTGGTGAAGAACGTGTCCAAACGCGACTGAACTGCGTCGTTGCCACCAAAGGCCGACACCACACCACCGAGGTCGTAGGGCACCATCCAGTCGTACTGCGCACCGTTTCCTTCGACCCAGCCCTGCGAGCTGGCCGGGTCGTAGCTGCCGGAGAACGAACCGTCCGCGTTGCGCGGCTGCAGGTGCCCGGTACCCGGGTTGTAGAGGTTCTGCCAGTTCTGGGCGCGCTTCATGAAGGTGTTGTACGTGGCGCCGTCGCCGAGACGCTTGGCGAACTCGGCGATGGCGAAGTCCGCACTGGTGTACTCCAGCGTGTCCGCGCCAGCGCCCGGTACGTAGCCCAGCTTTTGGTAGTCCGCCAGCCCGGGCCGTTCGACATAGCCCTGCGTCGGCTGGGTGGCACCCTTGATCATGAGCAGCAACGCCTTTTGCGCGTCGAAGTCACGGGCGCCGAAGGCGTACGCGCTGGAAACGATGATGTGGTATGGATCGCCGTTCATCACGCCGGTGTAGTCGTTCGCGACTGTCCAGCGGTCCCATGAACCGCCCTGTTCGGCGTAGGCCATCATCGAACGCACGATGTCCGAAGTCTGCTTGGGATCGATCGTGGCCAGCAAGGGGATCTCAGAGCGGTAGATGTCCCAGCCGGAGAAGTTGGTGTACATCGCGTGGCCCCGGTCGGCCTGGTGGATCCGGCCGTCGAAACCCGGATAGCGACCGTCCACATCGGAAAAGATGTTCGGCTGGATCAGCGAGTGGTAGAGCGAGGTGTAGAAGGTCGTCCGGTCGGCGTCCGGGCCGCCGGTCACCGCGATCTTGCCGAGCTGGTCGTTCCACGCCTTGCGCGCGTCCGCGGCAACCCGGTCGAAGGACTTCCCGCCGTTGTTCTCCGCCGCCAGGTTGGCCTTCGCGCCTTCTTTGGACACAAAGGACAGTCCTACCCGGACATTGACCTGTGCGCCGTCGAGGTTCGGGAAGGTCACGTACCCGCCGCTGCCCGGGCCGCTCACCGTGGTGCTGCGCGGCTCCGCCTTGGCCGGGCGCGCCATCGACGCGTTCACTCCGTCCGGCTGCGCGACCTTCGCCTTCGCGCCACCGCGTTCCTCGGTCTTGCCGGGCGTGACCGCACCGTTCTTCCAGGTGCCGACGGACTCGAACGGCGTGTCGAACTTGGCCGAGAAGTACACCCGGTAGCTGTTCTTGGCGCCGCAGAACCGACCGCTGGCCGCCCAACCGCTGATGGTGTCCTTGCCGATGGTGATCGACGCGTCGTCGGTGCCGTTGACCGAGCCGGAGGTGTTGAGCAGCAAGGTCGACGCGGCGCCGGCCGGGTAGCTCAGCCGTGCCGAGCCGGTGCGCTGGGTCGCGCTCAGCTCCACCTTGGCACCGCTGTCCAGCGTGACGTCGTAGGCGCCCGCCGTGGCGTGTTCCTTGGCGTGCGAGAACTTCGCCGTGTAGTGCCCCGGATCGGTCGCCGGTGAGGAGGAGACCTCACCGACGTAGGGCATGAACGGAAGGTCCTGATAGGTACTGCAGCCCGCGCCGGACAGGTGCGTGAGGCTGAACCCGGTCAGCGTGTCGTCGTCGTAGAAGTACCCGCCGGGCTGGGATTTCTGCGTGTCCGGGCTCCACTGCACCAGGCCGAACGGCGTCACCGCGCCGGGGAAGGTGTTGCCCGCCCCGCCGCCGGTCCCGTGGTCCGCCCCGCCGGGCCGGGTGCCGACGAACGGGTTCACCCACTTCGCCGGGTCGGTGTCCGGAGCCTTGTCCGCGGCCGCCGCCGGGACCGCCGCGGTACTCACCAAGGCGGCCACCGCCGCGCAGATCAGTCCGGCTCGCCAGCGCGTTCGCGCCATCGCCATCGCCTCTCCGGTCGTCCGCGCGAACCGGCCGTGACCACCGGCGCACCGGGTGGATGACAACCTTGTCGCGCACCTGTAGATGCCGGTCACCTTGGGTGGCGAGGCGAACGGGCGTCAAGACCGGCGGGCAGGCCTGTCTCGTTCCGGACAGGTTGATCAGCCATCCGTATGAAGACTTTCGCAGGATCTTCGTGCACGGGCGGGTCCCGGGCATTGACAGCAGGCCGCCGGGTGGTGTCCAATTCCGGCACTATGACAACGTTGTCTCCGCAGGGACGGGACGCGGACGGGCCGCCACGCCCGGCGAGCAGGCGGGCCACGATGAGCGATGTGGCCCGGCTGGCCGGTGTCAGCATCAAGACGGTGTCGCGGGTGGTCAACGACGAGCCCGCGGTCCATCCGGAGACCGCCGAACGCGTGGTCGCCGCGATCGAGCAGCTCGGCTTCCGGCGCAACCTCGGCGCGCGCAATCTGCGCCGCGGGTCCACCACCGGCACCATCGGGCTGATAGTGGAGGACGTCGGCAACCCGTTCTACTCCGAGCTGAACCGCGCGGTGGAACGCATCGCCACCTCGTTCGGCAGGCAGGTGCTGACCGGTTCCTCGGAGGAGAACTCGGACCGGGAACGCGAGCTGGCGCTGGAGTTCTGTGCGCGGCGGGTGGACGGCATCCTGGTGGTGCCCGCCGGGTTGCAGCACGGGTATCTGGTGCCGGAGATGCGCGCGGGCACCCCGGTGGTGTTCCTGGACAGGCCGGCCGGCGACATCGTGGCCGACACCGTGCTGGTCGACAACCTCGGCGGCACCGTCGAGGCGGTCACCCACCTGGCCGCGCAGGGCCACCGCCGGATCGCCTTCCTCGGCGACAGCCCGGACATCTTCACCGCCGCCGAACGCCTGCGCGGTTTCCGGGAAGGTTGCGTGCGCAACGGGATCCCCTACGACGAGAACCTCGTCGCCATGCACACCCCGGCCCCCGAGAAGATCGGCCACGCCGTGCGCACGCTGCTGTGCGGACCGGCCGCCGCGACCGCGGTGATCGCGGGCAACAACCGCGTGGCCGTGCACCTGCTGCGCGCGCTGGCCCACGCCGAGCACCGCCCGGCGCTGGTCAGCTTCGACGACTTCGAGCTGGCGGACCTGCTGGACCCGCCGGTCACCGTGGTCGCGCACGACGTCAGCGCCCTCGGGCACGCGGCGGCCGAACTGCTGTTCGCCCGGATCCAGGGTGAGCAATCCGCACCGAGAAAGGTGATTCTGCCCGTGCGTCTCGTTCCCCGTGGTTCCGGTGAGGTCGCCCCGTGACCGAGCACCTCCAGCCCATCCGGCTCCCGGCCAACCCGCCACCGCAGTTCTACCGAGGCGGCGACGCGATCGCCCGGCTGCGCGGCGCGTCCGGCAGCGATTCGAGGTTCGGCCCGGAGGACTGGGT
This Amycolatopsis sulphurea DNA region includes the following protein-coding sequences:
- a CDS encoding tetratricopeptide repeat protein, with the translated sequence MTNPRGSAGNPAALSAALSRAVDLSALKARAEAAQSRPPAPPADGAPPPAGGSAPPSAAVLEVSEASFQADVVERSLNQLVVVDLWAEWCGPCKQLSPVLERLAADAGGAWVLAKVDVDANPRIAQLFGAQSIPTVVAIAGGQPVDAFSGALPEPEIRKWLDSLLDALRDRLPGIRAAEEARGPVEEPEDPRFTEAEEAFERGDFAAAQAAYERILDAEPANALARNALAQVKFTARAEAADPDARAKADADPADLDAQLAAADLEVAGQDVEAAFRRLIGAVRRTAGEDRNRVREHLVALFELFDPADERVGRARRELASVLY
- a CDS encoding type IV toxin-antitoxin system AbiEi family antitoxin domain-containing protein, which translates into the protein MTSNTAEQHGLSRSGLYRAARKGRFERIARGIYLPADAAAADWDWIEAASRRPAATICLTSALSHHDLIDAIPAALDIAIPRGSRIPTGNPSIAWHSFSQSTFYLGRDEIPIPGTDLTIGLYSPERSIADVFRLRGEVGYELARDALKEWLRRGGKPAHLVQFATTLPRAKTPILTALDALA
- a CDS encoding nucleotidyl transferase AbiEii/AbiGii toxin family protein; this translates as MLESFLERLTRTTHAQDFVLKGGILLAAYGVRRPTKDADANAIDADVSTAHLSTVVRDIAAIDTPDGVVFDVGTISVQEIREQADYPGFRVRVKASITPWQGVAVWDVSTGDPIVPAPRTVRIERVLGHPIEILGYAPETTIAEKGITILERGITSTRWRDYIDIVQLARHGIDPAELLRSAHAVARYRDVLLEPVSLHLAGYGQVGQTKWAAWRRKEGLETISEELLDNQVALVAAILDPIFRAGSSTN
- a CDS encoding thiamine-binding protein, encoding MIVAFSVSPSGVDPDGGVSEKVARAVKVVRESGLPNSTDAMFTSIEGEWDEVMAVVKEAVAAAGEGSARVGLVLKADIRPGYENQLAAKVERVEAHLREG
- a CDS encoding MarR family winged helix-turn-helix transcriptional regulator translates to MNRPLPFDPIARAAQFWEDRIGPAGTMAAVTGVMRVQQIIQSAVDGALKPHGLTFARYEALVLLTFSRHARLPMRVMGERLQLHPTSVTNIVDRLERDGLVKRVPHPTDRRTTLVEITENGRARREAATAAVVGIDFGLTGLTERQVGQLTELLTKVRKSAGDFTE
- a CDS encoding DUF3817 domain-containing protein, which translates into the protein MSSKAALVFRVAAVAEALSWLGLLIGMFLKYAVDSSGQGGVPVLGMVHGVVFVLYVITSLSVAKPLGWRPRTLVLALLASIPPLFTWLFEKWALRNGRLDGPQRLTHGGVGLFRRVPEPVA
- a CDS encoding GH92 family glycosyl hydrolase, whose protein sequence is MAMARTRWRAGLICAAVAALVSTAAVPAAAADKAPDTDPAKWVNPFVGTRPGGADHGTGGGAGNTFPGAVTPFGLVQWSPDTQKSQPGGYFYDDDTLTGFSLTHLSGAGCSTYQDLPFMPYVGEVSSSPATDPGHYTAKFSHAKEHATAGAYDVTLDSGAKVELSATQRTGSARLSYPAGAASTLLLNTSGSVNGTDDASITIGKDTISGWAASGRFCGAKNSYRVYFSAKFDTPFESVGTWKNGAVTPGKTEERGGAKAKVAQPDGVNASMARPAKAEPRSTTVSGPGSGGYVTFPNLDGAQVNVRVGLSFVSKEGAKANLAAENNGGKSFDRVAADARKAWNDQLGKIAVTGGPDADRTTFYTSLYHSLIQPNIFSDVDGRYPGFDGRIHQADRGHAMYTNFSGWDIYRSEIPLLATIDPKQTSDIVRSMMAYAEQGGSWDRWTVANDYTGVMNGDPYHIIVSSAYAFGARDFDAQKALLLMIKGATQPTQGYVERPGLADYQKLGYVPGAGADTLEYTSADFAIAEFAKRLGDGATYNTFMKRAQNWQNLYNPGTGHLQPRNADGSFSGSYDPASSQGWVEGNGAQYDWMVPYDLGGVVSAFGGNDAVQSRLDTFFTKLNAGTQEPYAFMGNEPNSNAPFVYSYAGAPAKSQSIVHRSMNELYNPRPEGLIGNDDLGQMSSWYVWSALGIYPEIPGRAEVLLTTPRFESATLTTGAGKKITINAPGIGDYVGGLKVNGSAASKAWLPEALIGNGGTLDFTRSAKATAWGSAAADAPPSFREQEKPSLSFADPARVVVPAGSTAKASIGVQDLTGKPTNWSYTAGSADGITLSPSTGQVAVPASGKAGATVQVGVPAGTSDGPRRIPVTFSAPGLPATQAVLTVLVAQPNSWLATVDNTGLSPDSNPAAGNFDGGGWSYSSDALAAAGAKPGGTVTSDGLKFTWPSYPVGDPDNAVAAGQTVNVTGAGKLALLGSASNGNSQGTLTVTYTDGSKSTSTVGLSDWTLNGGNAQPAYGNKIALSTPYRNASGGDAQKIRTVVFATAPITLTPGKTVASVTLPNDTKGGGAMHVFAIGIG
- a CDS encoding LacI family DNA-binding transcriptional regulator, which encodes MSDVARLAGVSIKTVSRVVNDEPAVHPETAERVVAAIEQLGFRRNLGARNLRRGSTTGTIGLIVEDVGNPFYSELNRAVERIATSFGRQVLTGSSEENSDRERELALEFCARRVDGILVVPAGLQHGYLVPEMRAGTPVVFLDRPAGDIVADTVLVDNLGGTVEAVTHLAAQGHRRIAFLGDSPDIFTAAERLRGFREGCVRNGIPYDENLVAMHTPAPEKIGHAVRTLLCGPAAATAVIAGNNRVAVHLLRALAHAEHRPALVSFDDFELADLLDPPVTVVAHDVSALGHAAAELLFARIQGEQSAPRKVILPVRLVPRGSGEVAP